In Flavobacteriaceae bacterium, the following proteins share a genomic window:
- the uvrB gene encoding excinuclease ABC subunit UvrB → MRFKIESEFNPTGDQPQAIKQLVNGLGTNEKYQTLLGVTGSGKTFTIANVIKEVEKPTLVLAHNKTLAAQLYSEFKQFFPNNAVEYFVSYYDYYQPEAYIPVSGTYIEKDLSINEEIEKMRLSTTSSLLSGRRDVLVVASVSCLYGIGNPVEFQKNVISLKKDEVISRTALLHRLVQSLYSRTEGEFNHGNFRIKGDTVDIFPSYADDAFRIHFFGDEIEDIEAFNIMTNEVVEKYDRLTIYPANMFVTSPDVLQNAIKGIQDDLVKQHDYFKEIGKHLEAKRLKERTEFDLEMIRELGYCSGIENYSRYLDGREAGTRPFCLLDYFPDDYLMVVDESHVTISQVHAMYGGDRSRKENLVEYGFRLPAAMDNRPLKFEEFEALQNQVIYVSATPADYELQKTDGVYIEQIIRPTGLLDPIIEVRPSLNQIDDLIEEIQLRVEKDERTLVTTLTKRMAEELTKYLDRIQIRCRYIHSDVDTLERVEIMQDLRKGLFDVLVGVNLLREGLDLPEVSLVAILDADKEGFLRSARSLTQTVGRAARNLNGKAIMYADKITNSMQKTIDETNYRREKQIAYNTTHDITPKALNKSLNNALTKNSVSSYYYEIEAQKAAEPESEYLTKTQLEQKIRDKRKLMEQAAKELDFIVAAKLRDEIKTYQTKLKELSV, encoded by the coding sequence ATGCGTTTTAAAATTGAATCTGAATTTAACCCAACTGGTGATCAACCTCAAGCTATAAAACAATTAGTTAACGGTTTAGGTACTAATGAAAAATATCAAACTTTACTTGGTGTAACAGGTTCTGGAAAAACATTTACCATAGCTAATGTAATTAAAGAAGTTGAAAAACCGACATTAGTTCTAGCACATAATAAAACATTAGCTGCACAACTCTATTCTGAATTCAAACAATTTTTCCCTAACAATGCAGTAGAATATTTCGTCTCCTATTACGATTATTACCAACCAGAAGCTTATATCCCTGTTTCTGGCACTTATATAGAAAAGGATTTATCTATAAACGAAGAGATAGAAAAAATGCGACTAAGTACAACTTCATCGCTCCTCTCTGGGCGTCGTGATGTTTTAGTTGTTGCTTCAGTTTCTTGTTTATATGGTATTGGAAATCCTGTCGAGTTTCAGAAAAATGTAATTTCTTTAAAAAAAGATGAAGTTATTTCTCGTACAGCTTTACTACATAGGTTAGTACAAAGTTTATATTCTCGTACAGAAGGTGAGTTTAATCATGGTAATTTTAGAATTAAAGGAGATACTGTAGATATATTTCCTAGCTATGCGGATGATGCATTTAGAATTCATTTTTTTGGAGATGAAATAGAAGACATTGAAGCTTTTAATATAATGACTAATGAAGTTGTTGAAAAGTATGATCGCTTAACTATTTACCCTGCTAATATGTTTGTAACCTCTCCTGATGTACTACAAAATGCTATTAAAGGAATTCAGGACGATTTAGTAAAACAACACGATTACTTTAAAGAAATTGGAAAACATTTAGAAGCAAAGCGCCTTAAAGAACGTACGGAATTTGATTTAGAAATGATTCGTGAACTAGGTTATTGTTCGGGTATTGAAAATTACTCTCGTTATTTAGACGGTCGAGAAGCTGGAACACGACCTTTCTGCCTGTTAGATTATTTTCCTGATGATTATTTAATGGTTGTGGATGAGAGTCATGTTACCATTTCTCAGGTTCATGCAATGTATGGAGGTGATCGAAGTCGAAAGGAAAATCTTGTAGAATATGGTTTTAGATTGCCAGCAGCCATGGACAACAGGCCTTTAAAATTTGAAGAGTTTGAAGCTTTACAAAATCAAGTCATTTATGTGAGTGCTACTCCTGCAGATTATGAATTACAAAAAACAGACGGTGTATATATAGAACAAATTATTCGCCCTACAGGATTATTAGACCCTATAATAGAAGTCAGACCAAGTTTAAACCAAATAGATGATTTAATAGAAGAGATACAATTGCGTGTCGAAAAAGATGAACGAACTTTAGTCACTACATTAACTAAACGTATGGCTGAAGAGCTCACTAAATATTTAGACAGAATTCAAATACGCTGTCGTTACATACATAGTGATGTAGATACACTTGAACGTGTAGAGATTATGCAAGATCTTCGAAAAGGGTTATTTGATGTGCTTGTTGGTGTAAATTTATTACGTGAAGGGTTAGATTTACCTGAAGTATCTTTAGTTGCTATTTTAGATGCCGATAAAGAAGGGTTTTTGAGATCTGCACGTTCACTTACTCAAACAGTTGGAAGAGCCGCAAGGAACCTTAACGGTAAGGCTATTATGTATGCTGATAAAATAACAAATAGCATGCAAAAAACTATTGATGAAACTAATTATCGTCGAGAAAAGCAAATTGCGTACAATACAACACATGATATTACTCCTAAAGCATTAAACAAAAGTTTAAATAATGCGCTTACTAAAAACTCTGTAAGTTCGTATTATTATGAGATAGAGGCACAAAAAGCTGCTGAACCTGAAAGTGAGTATTTAACTAAAACTCAATTAGAACAAAAAATAAGAGATAAGCGCAAACTAATGGAGCAGGCTGCTAAAGAATTAGATTTTATTGTTGCTGCAAAACTCAGAGACGAGATTAAAACCTATCAAACCAAATTAAAAGAATTAAGTGTCTGA
- a CDS encoding M23 family peptidase — protein MKKITLLFIIICFNSYSQEVAFKKVVEKDSTHINIINYLYAPIEANITPVETLKARIKIKPYFILEKRDTIYKILSIPNTIIKDTSKITVTDYLKFDLVLGDPNTIKHNNKYLYALPYPKGKTYSIIQSFKGKFSHSSTRSKYAIDFNLQIGDTITAAREGIVVRIKDEYKEHGGRDFIDKANLVTIIHDDGTIAAYVHLDYKSVFVKPGDYVKKGQPIGLSGFTGFSTKPHLHFVVRKEQNIAIPIYFEGYAKKILKKNKRYKRH, from the coding sequence ATGAAAAAAATCACCTTACTTTTTATTATAATTTGTTTCAATTCTTATAGTCAAGAAGTAGCTTTTAAAAAAGTAGTTGAAAAAGATTCTACGCATATTAATATTATAAATTATCTCTACGCGCCAATAGAAGCAAATATAACTCCAGTTGAAACTTTAAAAGCTAGAATAAAAATAAAACCTTATTTTATATTAGAAAAGAGAGATACAATCTACAAAATTTTAAGTATTCCCAACACCATAATTAAAGACACCTCCAAAATAACTGTCACAGATTACTTAAAATTTGATTTAGTCCTTGGGGATCCTAATACTATAAAACATAACAATAAATACTTATATGCTTTGCCTTATCCTAAAGGGAAAACATATAGTATTATTCAATCTTTTAAAGGCAAATTTAGTCATAGCTCCACAAGATCCAAATATGCTATTGATTTTAATTTACAAATTGGAGACACTATAACAGCAGCTCGAGAAGGTATTGTTGTTAGAATTAAAGATGAATATAAAGAACATGGAGGTCGTGATTTTATTGACAAAGCAAATCTCGTTACTATTATTCACGATGATGGAACTATAGCAGCATATGTACATTTAGATTATAAAAGTGTATTTGTAAAACCTGGGGATTATGTAAAAAAAGGGCAGCCTATAGGCTTATCTGGCTTTACTGGATTTAGCACAAAACCTCATTTGCATTTTGTTGTTCGTAAAGAACAAAATATTGCTATTCCTATTTATTTTGAAGGTTATGCTAAAAAGATTCTAAAAAAAAATAAACGATATAAGCGTCATTAA
- a CDS encoding threonine aldolase yields the protein MKNSKNNTKRRDFLKLFGLSSIPLMAPSIVLGNTLSKKEENLDFKRESDNTFVNFISDGLMLSPKERIQKLSNINSISKIEQDVYGNGGTISELENAFAKITGKEKAIFVPTGTMANQLAIKLLNENNTKVIVPENSHVFRDEADAAQSVHNQRLVPVGKGKSFFDATDLKDTIDYYNSGEVFKSGLGTVVVEHPVRRADGTALPLDTIKSISKYSKEKGYKLHLDGARIHLASAFTGVSIIEYASHFDTVYISLYKYLNASTGAILCGDAKLIDKMKHQIKILGGTTYQNWNSSAMALHYLNGIEDRWQKIVQKADQLISELNKIDGVSISKIENGTNIFNLNLGARINIQNFRRTLRKNYNIGLRGADANRMIKFSINESLSRQKNNTIVNAFKKAITA from the coding sequence ATGAAAAATTCTAAAAACAATACTAAACGAAGAGATTTTTTAAAATTATTTGGCTTAAGTAGCATCCCTTTAATGGCTCCTTCAATTGTCTTAGGTAATACTCTTTCTAAAAAAGAAGAAAACTTAGATTTCAAAAGAGAAAGTGATAATACTTTTGTGAATTTTATTAGTGATGGCCTTATGTTATCTCCCAAAGAACGTATTCAAAAACTATCTAATATAAATAGCATATCTAAAATAGAACAGGATGTTTATGGTAATGGAGGAACAATTTCAGAGTTAGAAAATGCATTTGCAAAAATAACAGGAAAAGAAAAAGCTATTTTCGTACCTACAGGTACAATGGCAAATCAACTAGCTATTAAATTATTAAACGAAAATAATACTAAAGTGATCGTTCCAGAAAATAGTCATGTTTTTAGAGATGAAGCTGATGCAGCACAATCTGTACATAATCAGAGACTTGTTCCAGTAGGAAAAGGCAAATCATTTTTTGATGCTACAGATTTAAAAGATACAATTGATTATTATAATTCTGGAGAAGTTTTTAAAAGTGGTTTAGGGACTGTAGTAGTTGAACACCCTGTACGTCGAGCTGATGGTACTGCCTTACCTTTGGACACCATAAAATCCATTTCAAAATATTCTAAAGAGAAAGGTTATAAATTACATTTAGATGGTGCAAGAATACATTTAGCTTCTGCTTTTACAGGAGTTTCAATTATAGAATACGCTTCTCATTTTGATACAGTTTATATTTCTTTGTATAAATATTTAAATGCTTCAACAGGCGCTATTTTATGTGGTGATGCTAAGTTGATTGATAAAATGAAGCATCAAATAAAAATTTTAGGTGGGACGACCTATCAAAATTGGAATTCATCTGCTATGGCATTACACTATCTCAATGGAATTGAAGATCGTTGGCAAAAAATAGTTCAAAAAGCCGATCAATTAATTTCTGAATTAAATAAAATTGATGGAGTTTCTATTTCAAAAATTGAGAACGGCACCAACATTTTCAACTTAAATTTAGGTGCTAGAATTAATATTCAAAACTTCAGAAGAACCTTAAGAAAAAATTATAATATTGGGCTCAGAGGAGCTGATGCAAATAGGATGATTAAATTTTCTATTAACGAAAGTTTATCTCGGCAAAAAAATAATACAATAGTAAATGCTTTTAAAAAAGCAATCACAGCTTAA
- a CDS encoding TerB family tellurite resistance protein, which yields MINRVEKLSLLSEMIEFARIDKNLKEVEYNFLLAVAKQLEITREDFEYLLDNPVTYVHLKSHSERIVQFHRLILLMNLGQGEEMTKRENIRLHNFGLRMGFGHEAINRVLDLMESFPNRIVPPDFLIDIFKTQYN from the coding sequence ATGATTAATCGTGTTGAAAAATTAAGCTTACTCTCAGAAATGATTGAGTTCGCAAGAATAGATAAAAATCTAAAAGAAGTTGAATATAATTTTTTGCTAGCAGTAGCAAAACAATTAGAGATTACTAGAGAAGATTTTGAATACTTATTGGATAATCCTGTAACTTATGTTCATTTAAAATCTCATAGTGAACGTATCGTTCAATTTCATCGTTTAATCCTTTTGATGAATTTAGGTCAAGGAGAAGAGATGACTAAAAGAGAAAATATTAGACTTCATAATTTTGGTTTAAGAATGGGTTTTGGACATGAAGCTATTAATAGAGTTTTAGATTTAATGGAAAGTTTTCCAAATAGAATTGTACCACCAGATTTTTTAATAGATATATTTAAAACACAATACAATTAA
- a CDS encoding glycosyl hydrolase, giving the protein MKTIQLFIIGLLILPITINAQRRKKKKETPITIVNDTSFHNLKFRNIGPFRGGRSVASSGVIGQPMTYYMGSTGGGVWKTVDDGITWNNISDGFFKTGTVGAIGVSESNPNIVVVGMGEHPARGVMTSMGDGIYKSTDAGKTWTHLGLDNSRHISDVIIHPKDPNIIFISVQGAQYGPTEERGVYRSIDGGSTWERVLYVNNITGASSLSMDMKNPLILYAAMWQHQRFPWKIESGGKGSGLYKSNDGGITWKKLEEGLPKAFGKSGISVSRANPDRVYAVIEAEGKKGGVYRSDDAGKKWIQVNSDRINITRSWYYMEIFADPQDENRVYVLNAPMTKSIDGGKTFTPLSTPHGDNHHLWIHPFDNTKMINSNDGGANISNNGGKSWSTQQNQLTAQFYRVITDNLVPYNIYAGQQDNSTIKIKSRTNDGGIDWKDWEPVAGGESAFLAFNPNNPEIVYGGTYQGNISKWNRISKEVKAIKQYPELALGNVPKDFKYRYNWNAPIITSPQNRKVIYHAGNVVFKTEDEGITWKVISPDLTKNEKDKQGLGGGPYTNEAAGGENYNTLMALVASPHEQGVLYAGSDDGLVHITKDDGANWTNITPSGIPDGIINSIEISPHDAATAYITVMRYKMMDLSPYIFKTTDYGATWAKIVKGIEGEHTFARVVREDPKRKGLLYAGTETGLFISFNDGKNWQSFQLNLPVVPINDLTIQDNDLVVATAGRSFWILDDLGAIQNIKDNQTKFEIFQPKNTYRIFGGSSDRAANGNGQNPKLGVTFDYYLPQTADTLDLKLEVLENNKVIRTYTNKSDKSFKTWGGGPPRPQVLPSKQGYNRFTWNFNRETLPAVDNVFVFGNYNGSRVPPGEYTLRLTLEEGVSETKVMILPNPKVKASTSDFAEQQRMLNTIEDAIRDIHESVNSIRSAKSQLQGYAKLLKDNTDAEMLLEMGEALIERIETWEENLIQPDQKTFQDVINFHNQLNAELMNLKGYIDTADPKITQGARERLNDLMANWKTFKDERDDIINSKMLDYNSLYKDLDLPAIILEDKN; this is encoded by the coding sequence ATGAAAACCATCCAATTATTTATTATTGGGCTTTTAATTCTGCCTATAACCATTAACGCACAACGACGAAAAAAGAAAAAAGAAACACCTATAACAATAGTAAATGATACTAGTTTTCATAATTTAAAATTTAGAAATATTGGTCCATTTAGAGGAGGCAGAAGCGTTGCATCTTCAGGAGTAATTGGGCAGCCAATGACTTATTATATGGGTTCAACAGGTGGAGGTGTTTGGAAAACTGTTGATGATGGTATTACCTGGAATAATATATCTGACGGTTTTTTTAAAACTGGAACAGTTGGTGCTATTGGAGTTTCTGAAAGTAATCCAAACATTGTAGTCGTAGGTATGGGTGAACATCCTGCTCGAGGTGTAATGACTTCAATGGGAGATGGCATTTACAAATCTACCGATGCAGGAAAAACATGGACACACTTAGGTTTGGATAACTCTCGACATATATCAGATGTGATCATTCATCCTAAAGATCCAAATATTATTTTTATATCTGTACAAGGGGCGCAATATGGCCCTACAGAAGAGCGTGGTGTTTATCGTTCAATTGATGGCGGTTCAACTTGGGAACGCGTTTTATATGTGAACAATATAACTGGTGCTTCTTCCCTATCGATGGATATGAAAAATCCATTAATTTTATATGCAGCGATGTGGCAACACCAACGTTTTCCTTGGAAGATTGAATCTGGCGGTAAAGGTTCTGGGTTATACAAATCCAATGACGGTGGTATAACTTGGAAAAAACTAGAAGAAGGACTTCCTAAAGCCTTTGGAAAATCAGGTATTTCAGTATCTCGTGCTAATCCTGATCGTGTGTATGCTGTTATTGAAGCCGAAGGTAAAAAAGGAGGCGTCTATCGTTCTGATGATGCAGGAAAAAAATGGATACAAGTTAATTCAGATCGCATCAATATTACGAGGTCTTGGTATTATATGGAAATTTTTGCAGACCCTCAGGATGAAAACCGTGTATATGTCCTTAATGCTCCAATGACTAAATCCATTGACGGAGGAAAGACGTTTACTCCACTATCAACACCTCACGGCGATAATCATCATTTATGGATTCACCCGTTTGATAATACTAAAATGATTAATTCTAATGATGGTGGTGCTAATATTTCTAATAATGGAGGTAAAAGTTGGAGCACACAGCAAAATCAGTTAACTGCTCAATTCTATCGCGTTATTACAGATAACTTAGTTCCATATAACATTTATGCTGGGCAACAAGATAATTCTACGATTAAAATTAAAAGTCGTACCAATGATGGTGGTATCGATTGGAAAGATTGGGAGCCTGTTGCAGGAGGTGAAAGCGCATTTTTAGCTTTTAATCCTAATAATCCAGAGATTGTATATGGTGGAACTTATCAAGGGAATATTAGTAAATGGAATCGTATTTCAAAAGAAGTAAAAGCGATTAAACAATACCCTGAATTAGCCTTAGGTAATGTGCCTAAGGATTTTAAATACAGATACAATTGGAATGCGCCAATTATCACATCTCCGCAAAACAGGAAAGTAATATATCACGCCGGTAATGTAGTGTTTAAAACTGAAGATGAAGGTATCACTTGGAAAGTCATTAGTCCAGATTTAACGAAAAACGAAAAAGATAAGCAAGGGCTTGGTGGCGGTCCTTATACCAATGAAGCTGCTGGTGGTGAAAATTATAATACACTTATGGCATTAGTAGCATCACCTCACGAACAAGGGGTTTTATATGCGGGAAGTGATGACGGATTAGTACATATTACCAAAGATGATGGTGCCAATTGGACCAATATTACACCTTCGGGAATTCCAGATGGTATTATTAATAGCATTGAAATCTCACCTCACGATGCAGCTACAGCTTATATTACGGTAATGCGTTATAAAATGATGGATTTGTCACCTTATATTTTTAAAACAACAGATTATGGGGCAACGTGGGCAAAAATCGTCAAAGGTATTGAAGGCGAGCATACCTTTGCTCGTGTGGTTCGTGAAGATCCTAAGCGTAAAGGCTTGCTCTATGCAGGTACTGAAACTGGGTTATTTATTTCTTTTAATGATGGTAAAAATTGGCAATCGTTTCAACTCAACTTACCTGTAGTTCCAATCAATGACTTGACGATTCAAGATAATGATTTGGTCGTTGCTACAGCAGGACGTTCCTTTTGGATATTAGATGATTTAGGTGCTATCCAGAATATTAAAGACAATCAAACTAAATTTGAGATTTTTCAACCTAAAAATACCTATCGTATTTTTGGAGGTAGTAGTGATAGAGCTGCTAATGGCAATGGTCAAAATCCAAAATTAGGTGTGACGTTTGATTATTACTTACCGCAAACCGCAGATACTTTAGATCTCAAATTGGAAGTTTTAGAAAACAATAAAGTAATTAGGACATATACCAATAAATCTGATAAAAGCTTCAAAACTTGGGGAGGTGGTCCACCAAGACCTCAAGTATTGCCATCCAAACAAGGTTATAATCGCTTTACCTGGAATTTTAATCGTGAAACCTTACCAGCAGTAGATAATGTATTTGTTTTTGGAAATTATAACGGGTCGCGTGTACCGCCAGGAGAATATACGTTGCGATTAACTCTGGAAGAAGGCGTATCGGAAACTAAGGTCATGATTTTACCAAATCCTAAAGTAAAAGCATCAACTTCAGATTTTGCTGAACAACAACGTATGTTGAATACAATTGAAGATGCTATTCGCGATATCCATGAATCCGTAAATAGTATACGTTCGGCTAAATCACAATTACAAGGTTATGCAAAATTATTAAAAGATAATACTGATGCTGAAATGCTTTTAGAAATGGGAGAAGCACTCATTGAACGTATTGAAACTTGGGAGGAAAATCTCATCCAGCCAGACCAAAAAACATTTCAAGATGTAATTAACTTTCATAATCAACTTAATGCAGAATTGATGAATTTAAAAGGATATATTGATACAGCTGACCCTAAAATCACACAAGGTGCTAGAGAACGTTTAAATGATTTAATGGCGAATTGGAAAACCTTTAAAGACGAGCGTGATGATATCATAAATTCTAAAATGTTGGATTACAATAGCCTATATAAAGATTTAGATTTACCAGCTATTATTTTAGAGGATAAGAATTAA
- the lysA gene encoding diaminopimelate decarboxylase, with protein MNNEVLLNITKAHGSPIYVYDAHKIEAQYKRLTSAFNKVKQLKINYAVKALSNISVLKLMKSLGAGLDTVSIQEVQLGLTAGYDASKIIYTPNGVSLEEIEEAAKLGVQINIDNLSILEQFGSKHPNVPVCIRINPHVMAGGNTNISVGHIDSKFGISIHQIPHILRIVENTGMTINGVHMHTGSDILDIDVFLYASEILFDTAKHFKDLEFLDFGSGFKVPYKEGDIETNIEEFGQRLTARFKTFCKNYGRELALGFEPGKFLVSESGYFLTKANAIKQTTSTVFAQVDSGFNHLIRPMLYGSQHEIENISNPNGKERFYSVVGYICETDTFANNRRINEITEGDILAFKNAGAYCFTMASNYNSRYRPAEVLWYNNQAHLIRERETFDDILKNQIIIDVTKKEKDLA; from the coding sequence ATGAACAACGAGGTTTTATTAAACATTACAAAAGCTCATGGAAGTCCAATTTATGTGTATGATGCACATAAAATCGAAGCGCAATATAAACGCTTAACCTCTGCATTTAATAAAGTTAAACAGCTAAAAATAAATTACGCAGTAAAAGCACTTTCTAATATTTCTGTCTTAAAGTTAATGAAATCTCTAGGAGCTGGTTTAGATACTGTATCTATACAAGAAGTTCAATTAGGGCTCACCGCTGGTTATGATGCTAGTAAAATAATTTACACTCCAAATGGTGTATCCTTAGAAGAAATTGAAGAAGCTGCAAAATTAGGTGTTCAAATAAATATAGATAATCTTTCTATTTTAGAACAATTTGGCAGTAAACATCCAAACGTTCCTGTATGTATTCGTATTAACCCACATGTTATGGCTGGTGGTAATACTAATATTTCTGTAGGGCATATCGATTCTAAATTTGGAATTTCAATTCATCAAATCCCACATATTCTTCGTATTGTAGAAAATACAGGAATGACTATTAATGGTGTACATATGCATACTGGTAGTGATATTTTAGATATTGATGTGTTTCTATATGCCAGTGAAATTTTATTTGACACAGCAAAGCATTTTAAAGATTTAGAGTTTTTAGATTTTGGGTCAGGTTTTAAAGTACCTTATAAAGAAGGTGATATAGAAACTAATATTGAAGAGTTTGGGCAACGTCTTACAGCTCGTTTTAAAACATTTTGTAAAAATTACGGTCGTGAGTTAGCCTTAGGTTTCGAACCAGGGAAATTTTTAGTAAGTGAGTCTGGGTATTTTTTAACTAAAGCAAATGCTATAAAACAAACTACCTCAACAGTATTTGCTCAGGTAGATTCTGGGTTCAATCATTTAATTCGTCCGATGTTATATGGGTCACAGCATGAAATAGAAAACATTTCCAATCCAAATGGCAAAGAGCGCTTTTATTCTGTGGTAGGTTATATATGTGAAACAGATACGTTTGCAAACAATAGGCGTATTAACGAAATTACTGAAGGTGATATTTTAGCTTTCAAAAACGCAGGTGCTTATTGTTTTACAATGGCAAGTAATTACAATTCTCGTTACCGCCCTGCAGAAGTGTTATGGTATAATAATCAAGCTCATTTAATTAGAGAACGTGAAACGTTTGATGACATCCTTAAAAATCAAATTATTATTGATGTCACTAAAAAAGAAAAGGATTTAGCTTAA
- a CDS encoding ADP-forming succinate--CoA ligase subunit beta produces the protein MNLHEYQGKEILSGFGVRIQRGIVAKNAQEAVAAAKQLTSETGTSWHVIKAQVHAGGRGKGGGVKLAKNLQEVEEIAGNIIGMDLITPQTSAQGKRVHQVLVAEDVYYPGESETSEFYMSVLLNRGTGRNMIMYSTEGGMDIETVAEETPHLIFTEEIDPATGLLPFQARRVAFNLGLSGVAFKEMTKFVASLYTAYVKSDSSLFEINPVLKTSDNKIMAVDAKVTIDDNALYRHKDYVDLRDIREENAIEVEAGELGLNYVDLDGNVGCMVNGAGLAMATMDLIKQAGGEPANFLDVGGTADAARVEAAFKIILKDPAVKAILINIFGGIVRCDRVAQGVIDAYKNMGTINVPIIVRLQGTNADIAKELIDNSGLDVQSAVEFQEAADKVQAVLA, from the coding sequence ATGAATCTACACGAATATCAAGGTAAAGAAATATTAAGTGGTTTTGGCGTACGTATCCAACGTGGTATTGTTGCCAAAAATGCTCAAGAAGCAGTTGCAGCTGCTAAACAATTAACATCTGAAACAGGTACAAGCTGGCACGTAATAAAAGCGCAAGTACATGCAGGAGGAAGAGGAAAAGGTGGAGGTGTAAAGCTTGCCAAAAACTTACAAGAAGTTGAAGAGATTGCAGGTAATATTATAGGAATGGATTTAATTACTCCTCAAACCTCTGCTCAAGGTAAACGTGTACATCAAGTATTAGTTGCAGAAGACGTATATTATCCTGGTGAGAGTGAAACGAGTGAGTTTTATATGTCAGTTTTACTAAATCGTGGAACAGGGAGAAATATGATCATGTACTCTACAGAAGGAGGTATGGATATTGAAACTGTAGCTGAAGAGACGCCACATTTAATTTTTACTGAAGAGATAGACCCAGCAACTGGGTTATTACCTTTCCAAGCACGTCGTGTTGCTTTTAATTTAGGATTATCTGGTGTTGCATTTAAAGAAATGACAAAATTTGTAGCATCTTTATATACAGCTTATGTTAAATCAGATTCTTCTTTATTTGAAATAAACCCTGTTTTAAAAACAAGTGATAATAAAATAATGGCTGTTGATGCCAAGGTAACTATTGATGATAATGCATTATATCGTCATAAAGATTATGTAGATTTAAGAGATATTCGTGAAGAAAATGCGATTGAAGTTGAAGCTGGAGAACTGGGGCTTAATTATGTAGATCTTGATGGAAATGTAGGATGTATGGTTAATGGAGCTGGTTTAGCAATGGCGACTATGGATTTAATAAAACAAGCAGGAGGAGAGCCAGCTAACTTTTTAGATGTTGGTGGTACTGCAGATGCTGCGCGAGTTGAAGCTGCATTTAAAATTATTTTAAAAGACCCAGCTGTTAAAGCTATTCTTATAAATATTTTTGGAGGTATTGTTCGTTGTGATCGTGTAGCACAAGGTGTAATTGATGCCTATAAAAATATGGGAACGATAAATGTACCAATTATTGTACGTTTACAAGGAACCAATGCAGACATTGCAAAAGAGTTAATTGATAATTCTGGATTAGATGTACAAAGTGCTGTAGAGTTTCAAGAAGCAGCAGATAAGGTACAAGCTGTTTTAGCCTAA